CCATTGGTAAAAACGAATGCGTAGCCAGCATTGGGGCCTCATCGGTAAGTGTGTAATGAATATAAGATTTTTGAGCCATTATTGATTGTTTTTATAATATGATTTTTACAAATTTACTTTTTTTATTTTTAATTTGAAAGAAAATGATTTAAAAGTGATGCCTAATTTGAATAATTACTAAAGCTACCATTTATTTCTGTTTAAAACGAAAATACACCCAATCGGGTATAAAATCAACTAGAAGTGATTTTTTTACCTCCTAAAGGGTATAATTTAAAATTGTTTAATTTTTTTGCACCCAAAAGGGTATAAAATATGCAATCTTCAATTGTGAATTTCATCAAAAATAAAAGAAAACAGCTAGGGATGACTCAAGTAGAACTTGCCGAAAGGGCAGGGGTAGGCTTGTGTTTTGTAAGAGAATTGGAACAAGACAAACAAACTGTGCGATTGGATAAAGTTAATCAAATTTTAGCTTTGTTTGGAGCCGAACTGGGTGTTACAATGAAATAAATAATTAAAACATAATAAGACAAGCCGAAGTTTTTTATCATAATTCGCTAGCAGGAACCATTGAAGAAAACGAAAATGGTTTTATTTTTAAATATGATGAAGATTATTTAAAAAGTGAAAAAGTCAAGCCTATAAGCCTTACTTTGCCGTTGCAAGAAAAACCATACGAAAGCAAAATTCTATTTCCTTTTTTTGACGGACTAATTCCAGAAGGCTGGCTTTTAAATATTGCAGTAAAGAACTGTAAACTTAACCCAAGAGATAGATTTGGTCTACTTTTGAGTATGTGTAAAGATTGCATAGGTTGTGTTTCAATCATCTCTAAATAAATTACTTAATGAAAAAAATGTTTATATTGTTACCAGCCTTTAAATGAAGATGAAATTGATTTTCATCCAAAGTGTTCTAAGAAAATGTTTGGAACAGAAAATCCGCCTATTCTAGAATTAAACCACAATGAACTACAAAAAATAGCAAAAGAAATTATAGTGAAAAGTATAGCTGTAACAGGTGTTCAACCCAAACTATCGTTGCA
This Ornithobacterium rhinotracheale DNA region includes the following protein-coding sequences:
- a CDS encoding helix-turn-helix transcriptional regulator — translated: MQSSIVNFIKNKRKQLGMTQVELAERAGVGLCFVRELEQDKQTVRLDKVNQILALFGAELGVTMK
- a CDS encoding HipA N-terminal domain-containing protein, which encodes MIRQAEVFYHNSLAGTIEENENGFIFKYDEDYLKSEKVKPISLTLPLQEKPYESKILFPFFDGLIPEGWLLNIAVKNCKLNPRDRFGLLLSMCKDCIGCVSIISK